TTCTTTTTGATTTAAATTTCTCGCCTCTctaccattttcttcatttagacAGTCATCACCCTCTTTCAAGTCATCATCACCTCTTTCCTGGACTATTTCCAGTTATAATTGGTCTTTCTGCCTCTAATTTATCTTCTTCATAACTACCAAAGTGCTATCCTAAAAAGTATTTCTGACTATCATTTCTCTACTAGGAAGAGATATGAACTCATCTGTTTGGTTTTTAGAGACCTTTTTTAGAGACCtgtcttctccagcttatttccTAAGATTATAAACACATTACTTTCTCTTTTGCAGCCAAATTTGGTTACTACTTATTTTCTGCATGTGatattccattttcctttttttttttttttaacttttgcacAAGTGTTTCCCATTGCCAAGAATATACTCTCCCCTCACCCTCTACCCCCTGAAATCTCTAGTTTCCATCAAGGTTTTGCCTTAAAGACCTTTCTAAATCTTCTTAGCTGATAGTAACCCCCTACTCCCATATAGCTTACTCTATATTGCCTGTATGAGTGAGTATATGTTTCACCAAATACAAggtttctttttgtctctatgCCTAgaacctagcatagtgcctgacacttaATAGATTTAATTGTTTTCTAACTAATTAATTGGACAATAAGATTTTCCTTAGGTATAATttataatcatcattatcattttatactttacaaaatacagcatccttatgaaattttgttttgagCTCAGGAAATAGATTCAGAGAAATTGTGATTTGGTTGAAGTCAGCTTACTCAAGTAGTTGTTAGAACTCAAGTTTTCTGTCTCTTAAGGCAATGCTCTTTCTATCACACCACAGAGAATTtgacaatttttattaaaattattacataaaacttattaagtatataataaattagcACAGAAATTCTATTTACATAATGCCTAGGTATAATTTAATGCCTTTCCCATTaatctttcattattattaagcCATGCTTAATTTTAACCTAGTTCTGATTTCATGCTTGAATAGAAATAACTTACCTTGAACCATTTCCCTCAAAAAGattcttgtttttataatttttgaatttttaacaaCCTTATCAAAAGTAAAAATCCTAAGAGTCTTCCTTCTGTTAAAGACCGTAATTACATTTTTGAGTATTTTACAATTTCTATGGGTATTAACCTGATCATGGTTCTTCAATTAGTATAGTGGGTCACTTGgagcagggattctcaaactacggcccgcaggccagatgctgcccactgaggacatttatgcagcccatggggttatggcaaataggctgaggggcggagacagagtgtgagtttttgtttttactatagtctggccctccaacagtctgaggaacagtaaactagccccttattttaaaagtttgaggaccactgacttgGAGCTTAAGAGTTCAAGTTTAATAAAGACATTTCCAACAGCCTACACTACAGAAGCATAAAAGCAGTCAATAAGGAAGTTTATGGAGTCTCAAAAGCTTCCTGCCAAAGTcctaaaattctttttatcttccttcctgACACATAGCTGCCCCAGACCAAACGCTCCAGGTCTGTTTCATTGTTTGTCAGCTTATGTAACCCCAACTTGGTGGTGAGGGAGCAGAGGGTCAATTCAAGCCACTTTCTTTGGCCAGTATCCTGGCCCCtaacagaatttttaatttggctAATGATActtagcatttttatttcttaattagctgatttctttctctgtctcctagTGTGGTCTTTCTGAGCCACAATCTCTAAAGAGAGATTCTTGTTATGCAGTAGATTTTTTTCACTGGGTAAATGAGCCTCCATGACTTGTTTCTGTCTCCATCAACCTccctaaaaaagtttttttaaccAGCCAACTATTTCTTCTATGTTTTCTCTAATTTATACTGATTTGGTCCCTTAATAAACATCATAAATATGTCTGCTGTAAGTGCTGCTGTTAACATTTTGTTGCATAAtgtccagattgctttccagaatggttggtccAATAATATGCCTTTCTTTCTACAACTTTTCCAACATGAACTATTTCCACCTGTCATCTTTGCTGAATCTAAAGAACTACTTTGATTTGCATTCTTCTTAttgatttcttattatttttatatggtcATTAATAGTTTACAAATCTTTTGAGaaggtttttctctttgttctcttaCCACTTATCTATTGGGGGAAAttcttgtttttacattttttttttgtgttactGTCATATTTCTTGGATATCATATTTTATAATCagcaatatttaatatttgatgCAGATATTTCCTTTATCCTAAAGCACCTAGATTGTATACAtggagtgctagacctggagtcagaaagatttgagttcaaatttgacctcagatagtTATTAACTTTGTAACCCTGAGTTTTGTCAtagtttacttcagtttccttaactgtaaaatggagatattaagtTACCTCCCAGGGGTTTTTATAAAGATTAAATTAGatatattgggggcagctaggtggcgcagtggatagagcaccagccttgaattcaggaggacctgagttcaaatctggtctccaacacttaatacttcctagctgtgtgaccctgggcaagtcacttaaccccagtctcggggggggggggggggggattagatatattttaaaagcacttagtacagtgcctagcatatagtgacagactttgtataaatttttccccgccctctctccttttccttttactaATTTCATACAGTCAAGAgtgatttattatattttctgtgATTCCTTTGCATTCCTTCTTTAGTTAAGAATTCTAACCACAGCAGTTAAAAGGATCTGATCTGATTCtgttacaggttttttttttaatggcatgaCTGATAATCATTTTAAGTTTGTTTGCTGTAGTATGTGTTGTCAGATATTCGTATAAACCTAATTTCTGacaaattgcttttcattttccctaGTTTTCTTATTCTATAGGGAGTTTTTCCCCAAGTTATTTGTTTTCAGATTATTTAGTCATCCAGGTTCACTATAACGTACCTTTCTCCTTCCCTAATCACAGGACAATTAAACACAACATAATAAGGTTCCTGTTTCAAGGAATAATTGGCATAATCAGAttatcctttccccttccccctccagtTTTTTAAGTTATTTGATTTCTAAATACAAGTACAAGTACAACAAGGGAGACAGAACTTACGGCTAAAACCTTATGTCTTCATCCATAGACATACTATGAGCTGAATTCAAATATCTTTCAAATTAAGAGGGCAGAGTCCTTAGTTTTCTTCTCCCAGCATAGGGAATTGACATGTGCCTATTCTATTTATTGTTTCAGATTGTCAGTCCAAGCTTCAGAATGAAGAATCAACACCTAAAAATGAAATATCCAAAGTAGAACCTCCAGCAGTGGTATCAGGAAGATTCATAGGTGATGTTGCTGAGAAAAACAATTGCAAAGACACACATGATCATGAGAATACATTACAAAGACAGTGGGAAAAACCTATAGGAGAGAGAACAAGGAAATACGCTTTCCAAGAGAGTGGGTCAAGAGAAGTCTCAAATTTAATCCATCGTAAACTCTGCCCAGGAGAGAGATGTTATAAATGTGTTGAGTGTGGAAAAAACTTCAGCAATAGCTCAGACTTTagtaaacatcagagaattcacactggggAGACACCCtataaatgtaaagaatgtgAAAAAACTTTCAGAAGCAAAGCCAGCCTTATTCAGCATCATaggattcatactggagagaaaccataccaatgtaatcaatgtggaaaaagCTTTAGTCAGCAAGCAGGTCTTATTTCACATCAGAGACTTCACACTGGAGAGAGACcgtataaatgtaatgaatgtggaaaaacctTCAGTCATAGTTCAAATCTTattaaacatcagagaattcattctAAGGAGAAGCCTTATCATTGTAATAAATGTGAGAAAGCCTTCTGTACTAAGTCAAACCTTTCTCAACACCAGAGAGTACACATGCCAAAGGCAGAAAAACATGGTAGATATGGGGAAAACTCAGAATTTGCTTCTTCCTTATTAAATGTAAAAGCGGGATCAGTGGGGAAAAACTctacattataataaatataagaaagataTAATTGCTAACTTAAACTTCAGTCACAATAAGTACTACATGAAAGCTAGAAGGATTGAAAATTCCCAGAAACAAAGACTAAGCAGAGAATAGCTATTTTTCTGGTTAATGGCTCTAAGAAGGTCCTCAGATCTGAGCTATAATGAACAAAAGCAGAAAGGTCTTAAACATCCTACCTATTTCCATTTCTCTCCAACATACATATACAATTCCCttacttttatatttcctttagaaattagGATGGGGAATCAGTAAAGAATCACTAAAAACTTAACACAACCCCCAAAACAGATACTAGTAACTAGTGACCTCTGGCTACCACCCAAGGGAATCAATACTTATTTCACTTTAGACTACACCTTTGAGATCCTGACTCTTCCCCTCTTTTCTGCTACATTAACTTTCCTGAATGTCAGTGTAGCAGTTGGTAATGGCACCATTGCCTAGAAAATGCTAGAAGACCTTAGCCAGTAGCTGAAAGTACCTGTTGAGAAGGAGTAAGGTTAATCCTTGAAGAATAAAGTGTAAGATCACTTTTGACCCAAAGAGATTTATTTCTCAGACATAGatatgttttgcatattttaTCACTAGagcagaggaaaataaaataaacagggaGAGGAGATACAAACATAAAGGCTGCAGTTTCTTCCTCATGCCACTTGAGAACTAGAAAGAGTAGAAAATTATACAGCAAGAAAATGGAGAAGCCACTAGTTGTTCACAGCAGTCATATGATTATATGATTTGGTCATATCCTATAACTATTAAAGTTACAGGATTCTCAATACAGTTAATAATgaatatggaaggaaaaaaaaataacctatagTGTTTTAGTGGGCTGAAATCTGGGAACCATGTACTCACTTCAGGATAGATATGACGCTAAGATCCAAGGTGAGATAAAACCAGAATTAGATTAGATTAAAGagcaattttaataaataaggattaattttttaaaatataacaaattgtACCTaacctgatttttttcccctttaaagcTTGTTCTGCATATTTCATCTTTAAATACAGTAGTCATAAAAATTTTTGTGTTTAACTGTTTTGTCATGTActtcaaatattattaatatggATACTCCCTTTACTGATGCATATCTCTTCATTGAAAAGATTGCAACCCCTCAACTTTGTATATGGTCTTCAAGAGTTGCTGTGGCCAGAAAAATATATAACACTGTAGGCATGCAAACATGTAACCTTGCTGATAAGCATTTTGGAACATACTTATGCTCCCCTTGGATGATAGATTGATGTAGGGCCTAAAAGAACTTATACCATGTTAGTATAGGTTTTGAGACTCCCAGAGTCATCCCATGCCATATTAAGGCATTGGAAGAGGATttcacatgtatacatgtgtgtatgtgtgttttgtttatatttgtgtgtatttatatatattgcttatgtgtatgcatgttgtgtgtgtgtgtatatgtgtgtgtgtgtgttttatatacatcaacacttttttttaaattagaaagttAATAGTTGTAATTGCATTTTCAGTTCACTGCATCAGGGGCACAGCAATGGACAAGAAGAAACAGCTGGGATGTCAGAATGAGGATGACACAAAACATAAGCAgcataagcaataaaaataaataaataccagaGGGATGGGACAGATGATATGTCTGaagtttttacaaatatatagCAATCAAGAAATCTGtacaaattttcaaaaaaaggtaGGTGAACAGAAATTAGGAGGTCTAGAGGAactgggagaaaaggggaaagcaaGGCTTTGATACCTTGGATTTGTTCCCACACCTTAATGAGACTGACCAGGAAGATTGTGTTTATAATGATCAAAAACATAACCAGCATATGAGTAAGCATAGCTGAATCCTAGTATTATAGTTTAGATATTGAGTCATTACCACCTTCTGAAACAGAAACTTGGATTACAGATCCAAGATCTCAGTAGAATGAATGAACCTCTTGAAATTTGAATATATAGATTAAACTGGGGAGAGCAAACATTTAACAATACTTTTCTGAGCAGCATTGAAATAGCTTTCCAACAGAATCAGAGGTGTAAGATTGTGGCTTTAAGTAAATCCTTTAGTCTTTCAGAGCCTTGCTTTCTTAAGGATAATGAAGAGAGAATACATGCATCACAAACTTCAGTtttattgtgaggaaagtacttCATACATCATAGTGATTACTAACCATTGAATGATTGGGCAGGGAACCAAAGTAATGGGTGGGGAGTTGAAGGATGGTAAGGGTTCAGTGAAATGGATGAGATAACCCAAGAATGATGGACAGATTAAGTAATTAATGGGAAAATGGAATATAACAAATTTGTATTCAAAAAAAGTCCTGGATGCTTCTTCTCTTAGTTAAGTGGAGGCAAGGTCATCTTGTTTAGAATGGTGACTGGAATACaacaaaggagagagaaacagttGGGAGCTAGGGAATGAGAAGAGAGATATGTTATAAAGTCTTTGAGATTAATAGCAGTGTTTGCTTAGTTATATCATAGATGAAACAGGACAGCCCACTTTTGAATGAGACTGTCAAATCAAATCATGGCCTTTTTTCCTGAGTCCTGATCCTGTAAATCCCTCTGCTGCATTTGACAGTGTTGATTAGCTTCTTCTGGATACTCTCTTCTAGGCCAAAATATTTTGTGAGTTTTAGTAAGAGTTATTTTCTAATGGCCCAatgattaaattcatttttatatagaaaGAAGGATGTTGCAGCAGACAGGGAGTTTTGATTGATGGAATGGCCAAATATAGGATTTTGACTTTCTGAAGCAAAAGTTTTGTCTGAGAGGAACCCTGTCAGTGGGATAGGTCTCCAGttcattctattgagtttagtcTGATACATGCTTGATGTCCTTGAACAGGGATAGTAGAATTATTCACTGGCTTTTATTAATAGTTATTAGGCAATCGGGGAACTAAGCAGTATGGTGGATAGATTACAGTGCCTGTTAAGTTAAGAAGACtcgaattcaaatgtggcctcaaacattagctgtgtgattctggacaagtcactttttgccttagtttcctcatctgtaaagtgagctggagaaccATTCCAGTAATTTTGCCAAATAAAACCTTACAAATAATAAACAACAAAGTTGAGTGATTAAAGGGAGAGCTAAATAAGCttttagtctttaaaaaattGGAGAGGAAAGCAAAGGATTGGCCAATGCAGCAACAAAAAAAGTGTTCATGAAGTTAGGGATAGTAGGCTATGCATGATCATTGCCTTAGAGATTTCTCTGGAGAATGTATTAAATCCTGCCAAGGTTAGACCTGTAAGGGAGAAGACTAGGAGTAGGAGTAATAAGTGGGAACTCAAGTTGAGgaattttttcctattccttccttccctctttgctATATTACTTTCTAAGGCTTCTTTTCTCTAGAGACAGAGGATTGATGGATTGAgaataaataatagctaataagAGTGTGAGCTAATGGGGACAGTTCAAATTTTTATCAGGTGTAGAACTGCATTGTCTAGAAGAGTTAGAGCTCTTATATTCAAGTGAATCAATGGAAAGTTCTTGATGGAATTGCCCTTTATCCTTTTCTAGGTAGACAAAAAGGAGACTTCTCTGCACTTTGACTCTATCTATAAATaggaattttcaaaagaaatgggCTTACAGGACCAGATTTGTGCTTTCTTCCTAGA
The Sminthopsis crassicaudata isolate SCR6 chromosome 4, ASM4859323v1, whole genome shotgun sequence genome window above contains:
- the LOC141566679 gene encoding zinc finger and SCAN domain-containing protein 16-like isoform X1; this encodes MMTAESKETAILSPQALQDQDGPIIIKVEDDPTWEQESSLQSNSHPNQEIWRQRFRQLCYQETPGPREALTRLRTLCCEWLRPEMHTKEEILELLVLEQFLSILPEELQIWLQERHPESGEEVVMLLEDLERELDEPGQQVSAHTQEQALFWEGVTPLFPAPLTLKKSSSIRIQAMESQLKCESVEPHIVQKIDCQSKLQNEESTPKNEISKVEPPAVVSGRFIGDVAEKNNCKDTHDHENTLQRQWEKPIGERTRKYAFQESGSREVSNLIHRKLCPGERCYKCVECGKNFSNSSDFSKHQRIHTGETPYKCKECEKTFRSKASLIQHHRIHTGEKPYQCNQCGKSFSQQAGLISHQRLHTGERPYKCNECGKTFSHSSNLIKHQRIHSKEKPYHCNKCEKAFCTKSNLSQHQRVHMPKAEKHGRYGENSEFASSLLNVKAGSVGKNSTL